One part of the Dyadobacter sp. 676 genome encodes these proteins:
- a CDS encoding SusC/RagA family TonB-linked outer membrane protein produces the protein MRKPLLLILTLLLAVSAAQAQNRVLKGIVIDGVSKEPMPGVSILLSGTTSGTATDAEGKFALNVPENGGTVIISYVGFVKQTVDIANRGSLTVVLEPDVKALEDVVVVGYGEQKRSHLTGAVATVKMKDIDELPVGDISSALVGKLPGVNVSGGMARPGAPASIVIRNPTKASKDGGSNSPLYIIDDVIRSESDFQLLDASEIENLSVLKDGAAAVYGARAALGVVVVRTKRGKAGKPTVNYTTTVGVSDAVYKSKMMNGVQLATYLNDFNRSRGLAPTDPEYYSPDELEYFRNNNYNWFDMAWKPSLNTRHAVNISGGNERATFFAGAAYFYQNGNVDNISYKKWNFRASTDVNVTRHIRVGLGVSGNLSDNKLFYLKQGGENAEKDVTNLLNTPQFIPPYVDGLPVLLPGGSGTTGFHFFEAQKLDNYTRSRNVVLNVNAYLEYNVPFLPGLKIRTVYNKNLGNDWGKQFGTYYKAYGFSMLGDNKHIYGGTPNAPTRLNNGDRLRFNPGYSDGYQLNFNLSYARDFGRHSVSALALVEQSEIYTESIATMKEGIFEGGNDYLMSAFGAKDIGPNAANESGILSYVGRLNYSFADRYLFEFSFRRDASTKFAPEYRWGTFPQLSAGWVMSEERFFREKLSFINNLKLRASIGFLGGDRTAAWQWLQRYTPQASNGAVFGGNSDRTVGIKLEKLPNYYGRWDDVTKKNVGIDASFLNNRLSTTIDAYHDHGYNLLTTLSSSVPLTIGSVMPAENYETVNSFGFEFATGWSDRIGKNIDYNIGAFLAWSDNKNIFVDVAATNRGTWLDPTGRSSDRGLQGYRYLGMFRSQEEVDRFLEKNPDYTIMGYAPKPGMLYYQDIRGPRQTDGSYAAPDGKITEDDQEYLTKKENNHYTFGLSFGFGFKGFRVDVVTAGSFGGQGIVDGDARKKAAKDVSRPVFWADHYTPENPNAKYPDPYYEETYSMVSAFWFRNALAFNMRSLNVSYQLSQNVAKKLGISSMKIIGVGMNPVTFVNPYDYKAATGAYNVYPQMRTWSLGLNLSL, from the coding sequence ATGAGAAAACCACTTCTACTCATCCTCACGCTGCTGCTCGCGGTTTCGGCCGCGCAGGCGCAGAACCGCGTACTGAAAGGTATTGTGATCGATGGCGTCTCGAAGGAGCCGATGCCGGGGGTTTCGATCCTCCTTTCGGGTACTACTTCCGGAACAGCCACCGACGCGGAAGGTAAATTTGCGTTGAATGTGCCCGAAAATGGCGGCACCGTGATCATCAGCTACGTCGGGTTCGTGAAACAGACGGTCGACATCGCCAATCGCGGTTCGCTTACGGTGGTTCTCGAGCCCGATGTGAAAGCGCTGGAAGATGTGGTAGTGGTCGGGTATGGCGAACAGAAGCGTTCGCACCTGACCGGCGCCGTGGCGACGGTCAAAATGAAGGACATCGATGAACTGCCGGTCGGCGATATTTCCTCGGCGCTGGTCGGAAAACTGCCGGGAGTGAACGTCAGCGGTGGCATGGCACGGCCGGGTGCGCCTGCGTCTATCGTGATCCGTAACCCTACGAAGGCGTCCAAAGACGGCGGCAGCAATTCGCCCCTGTATATCATCGACGATGTAATACGTTCGGAATCCGATTTTCAGCTGCTGGATGCATCGGAAATCGAAAACCTGTCGGTCCTCAAAGACGGTGCTGCGGCTGTTTACGGCGCGCGGGCGGCATTGGGTGTTGTGGTGGTCCGTACCAAACGGGGAAAGGCGGGTAAGCCTACGGTGAATTACACCACCACGGTGGGGGTATCGGACGCCGTTTACAAGTCCAAAATGATGAACGGTGTCCAACTGGCGACGTACCTGAACGATTTCAACCGCAGCCGCGGCCTGGCGCCGACCGATCCCGAATATTACTCGCCGGACGAGCTGGAATATTTCAGGAATAACAATTACAATTGGTTCGACATGGCCTGGAAGCCCTCGCTCAACACCCGGCATGCGGTGAATATCAGCGGCGGCAACGAGCGCGCGACATTCTTCGCGGGGGCCGCCTATTTTTATCAGAACGGAAATGTCGACAACATCAGCTATAAAAAATGGAACTTCCGCGCCAGTACGGACGTGAACGTGACCCGGCACATCAGGGTCGGACTGGGCGTGAGCGGTAACCTGTCCGATAACAAGCTGTTCTACCTCAAACAGGGCGGCGAAAACGCGGAAAAGGATGTGACCAACCTGCTTAACACACCCCAGTTCATACCGCCTTACGTCGACGGCCTGCCCGTATTGCTGCCGGGCGGTTCGGGGACGACCGGTTTCCATTTCTTCGAAGCGCAAAAGCTCGACAATTACACCCGCTCGCGCAATGTAGTGCTGAATGTGAATGCCTATCTGGAATACAATGTGCCTTTTCTACCCGGCCTGAAAATCAGGACGGTTTACAACAAAAACCTCGGCAACGACTGGGGCAAGCAGTTTGGTACCTATTATAAAGCGTATGGTTTCTCGATGCTGGGCGATAACAAGCATATTTACGGCGGCACGCCCAATGCGCCCACGCGCCTTAACAACGGCGACCGCCTGCGTTTCAATCCCGGCTATTCCGACGGCTACCAGCTGAACTTCAACCTGAGCTATGCCCGCGATTTCGGAAGGCATTCCGTGAGTGCGCTGGCCCTGGTGGAGCAGTCGGAAATTTACACCGAAAGCATTGCCACGATGAAAGAGGGCATTTTTGAAGGAGGTAACGACTACCTGATGTCGGCTTTCGGTGCCAAAGACATCGGCCCCAATGCGGCGAACGAAAGCGGTATCCTTTCGTATGTGGGGCGTCTGAATTACAGTTTTGCCGATCGTTATCTCTTCGAGTTTTCGTTCCGCCGGGATGCTTCCACCAAGTTTGCGCCCGAATACCGCTGGGGAACATTCCCGCAGCTTTCAGCGGGCTGGGTGATGTCCGAAGAGCGCTTTTTCCGGGAAAAATTATCCTTCATCAATAATCTGAAACTACGGGCGTCGATCGGTTTCCTCGGAGGAGACCGGACGGCTGCCTGGCAATGGCTGCAACGGTACACGCCGCAGGCCTCGAATGGGGCGGTGTTCGGAGGGAACAGCGACCGAACGGTCGGTATCAAGCTCGAAAAGCTGCCGAATTACTATGGCCGCTGGGACGATGTGACCAAGAAGAATGTGGGTATCGATGCATCGTTCCTGAACAACCGCTTGTCGACGACCATCGACGCGTACCACGATCATGGTTATAATTTGCTTACCACATTATCGTCGTCCGTGCCATTAACGATCGGTTCGGTCATGCCGGCCGAGAACTACGAGACCGTGAACTCCTTCGGTTTCGAATTCGCAACCGGTTGGAGCGACCGGATCGGCAAGAACATCGACTACAACATCGGCGCATTCCTGGCGTGGAGCGATAACAAGAATATCTTCGTGGACGTGGCCGCTACCAACCGGGGCACCTGGCTCGACCCGACGGGGCGATCGAGCGACCGCGGATTGCAGGGCTACCGCTACCTGGGCATGTTCCGTTCGCAGGAAGAGGTGGACCGTTTCCTTGAAAAGAACCCGGATTACACCATTATGGGCTATGCACCCAAACCGGGCATGCTCTATTATCAGGATATCCGCGGCCCGCGCCAGACCGACGGCAGTTATGCCGCGCCGGACGGCAAGATCACAGAGGACGATCAGGAGTACCTCACCAAAAAAGAGAACAACCATTACACCTTCGGGTTGTCGTTTGGGTTCGGGTTTAAAGGGTTCCGGGTGGATGTCGTGACAGCCGGCTCTTTCGGCGGACAGGGCATTGTGGATGGGGACGCGCGCAAGAAGGCCGCGAAAGACGTTTCCCGCCCGGTTTTCTGGGCCGACCACTACACACCCGAAAATCCGAATGCGAAATATCCCGATCCTTATTATGAGGAGACATATTCTATGGTTTCGGCTTTCTGGTTTCGCAATGCACTCGCATTCAACATGCGCAGCCTCAACGTGTCATACCAGTTAAGTCAGAATGTGGCTAAAAAATTAGGTATCAGTTCGATGAAAATCATCGGCGTGGGTATGAACCCGGTCACTTTCGTAAACCCATATGACTACAAGGCCGCCACGGGGGCTTATAATGTGTACCCGCAAATGCGGACCTGGTCGTTGGGTTTAAACCTTTCACTCTAA
- a CDS encoding polysaccharide lyase, whose amino-acid sequence MTSIPKHSLQLALAGLLLAHGTFAQYPKIPAAAKKTSDSLLAEAERKSEIAWQKALPIIEAEAKKGKPYIPWAARPVDLPQSDIPAFPGAEGGGAFSFGGRGGKVYVVKSLADSGPGTLREACEQGGARIIVFNVAGIIRLKTPLIIRAPYITIAGQTAPGDGVCVAGESVWINTHDVVIRHMRFRRGETFVGRRDDSIGGNPIGNIMIDHVSASWGLDENMSMYRHMYNDSTGAQEQKLPTVNITIQNSIFSETLDTWNHAFGSTLGGENCTFMRNLWANNAGRNPSIGWYGIFNFVNNVVFNWVHRSIDGGDYRAMYNIINNYFKPGPQTPKDSPIGYRILKPEAGRSKLKYLVFGRAYVNGNIVEGNEKVTKDNWDGGVQVEDLPNAGKYRDHIKWDRPLPMPQFPVMSAKESFEYVLANAGATLPRRDPVDARVTTQVRTGKINPLDNVKLPEKQFEHRRLPIDSYKNGIITDISQVGGYPEYKGTPYPDSDDDGMPNEWEIKYGLNPKDPSDAQKDMSGDGYSNIEKFINGIDPKKKMDWKNPKNNHDTLASLKGAPGQK is encoded by the coding sequence ATGACATCCATTCCTAAACACTCACTCCAACTAGCATTAGCCGGCCTGCTTTTAGCGCACGGTACTTTCGCTCAATATCCCAAAATCCCCGCCGCGGCCAAGAAAACGAGCGATTCGCTGCTGGCGGAAGCCGAGCGCAAATCGGAAATCGCGTGGCAGAAGGCTTTGCCGATCATCGAGGCGGAGGCTAAAAAGGGCAAGCCCTACATTCCCTGGGCGGCGCGCCCGGTGGATTTGCCGCAATCCGATATCCCCGCGTTTCCCGGTGCGGAGGGTGGCGGGGCATTCAGTTTTGGCGGCCGCGGAGGTAAGGTGTATGTGGTGAAAAGCCTCGCGGATAGCGGTCCCGGAACGCTTCGTGAAGCCTGCGAGCAGGGCGGGGCCCGCATTATCGTATTCAATGTGGCAGGGATTATCCGTTTGAAAACACCCCTCATTATCCGTGCACCTTACATTACGATTGCTGGCCAGACGGCCCCGGGCGACGGTGTTTGCGTGGCAGGCGAGAGCGTGTGGATCAACACGCACGATGTGGTGATCCGGCACATGCGTTTCCGCCGGGGCGAAACGTTCGTAGGCCGCCGCGACGATTCCATAGGCGGTAACCCCATCGGCAACATTATGATCGACCACGTTTCGGCCAGTTGGGGATTGGATGAAAACATGTCGATGTACCGGCATATGTACAACGACAGCACCGGCGCGCAGGAACAAAAACTCCCGACGGTTAATATCACGATCCAGAACTCGATATTCTCCGAAACGCTGGATACCTGGAACCATGCATTCGGCAGTACATTGGGTGGCGAGAATTGTACGTTCATGCGCAATCTCTGGGCCAACAATGCGGGCCGTAACCCGTCCATCGGCTGGTACGGGATATTCAATTTCGTCAACAATGTCGTGTTCAACTGGGTGCACCGTTCTATCGACGGCGGCGATTACCGGGCAATGTACAATATCATTAACAACTATTTCAAACCGGGGCCGCAGACTCCGAAAGATTCGCCTATCGGTTACCGCATCCTTAAACCGGAAGCGGGCCGCAGCAAGCTGAAATACCTCGTTTTCGGCCGCGCTTACGTGAACGGAAATATCGTGGAAGGCAACGAAAAAGTTACCAAAGACAACTGGGACGGCGGCGTGCAGGTGGAAGACCTGCCGAATGCCGGCAAGTACCGCGACCATATCAAATGGGACCGGCCGCTTCCGATGCCGCAGTTTCCGGTCATGAGCGCAAAGGAATCATTCGAGTACGTGCTCGCGAATGCCGGGGCCACGCTTCCGCGCCGCGATCCCGTGGATGCCCGCGTAACCACGCAGGTACGTACAGGAAAGATCAATCCGCTGGATAATGTAAAATTGCCCGAGAAGCAGTTCGAGCATCGCCGCCTGCCGATCGATTCGTACAAAAACGGCATTATCACCGACATTTCGCAGGTAGGAGGCTACCCCGAGTACAAAGGGACCCCGTATCCGGATTCGGACGACGACGGCATGCCGAACGAGTGGGAAATCAAATACGGTTTGAATCCAAAAGATCCGTCCGATGCGCAGAAAGACATGAGCGGAGACGGTTATTCAAACATAGAGAAGTTCATCAACGGCATCGATCCGAAAAAGAAAATGGATTGGAAAAACCCTAAAAATAACCATGATACCCTGGCTTCGCTGAAAGGCGCGCCCGGCCAAAAGTAG
- a CDS encoding glycosyl hydrolase family 65 protein has protein sequence MRYLKIGFGLIGIGLAGLTGCARKAAGPAVLKAEDYRHHVAYFNRMEDENKVNAIPNARSWEWMKANIPLFDCPQDNFREIYYYRWWTYRKHIHDTPQGFVITEFLVDRNYADKYNMISCALGHHIYEGRWLHDRRYLDDNVHVWFRGNNGGRMKKLLNFSSWTADALYNRYKVTHDKAFLLDMLPDLDSEYKAWEKDRRTESGLFWQTDVKDGMEESLSGGRREQNARPTINSYMYGNAKALSAIAALKGDGTMAELYNAKADTLKRLIDSRLWNADSAFFETVKKRGKGPFAGVREAIGFIPWYFNLPDEKHDAAWNQVSDPTGFNAPFGLTTAERRHPGFRTHGCCQCEWDGAVWPFATAQTLTGLANRLNAPKPEVVADTTYFGLLEKYVESQYYRGKPYIGEYLDEKTGYWLKGDQERSRYYNHSTFNDLIITGLMGLRPRADEVIEVNPLIPGNKWDWFCLDDVLYHGKRLTILWDRDGSHFKKGRGLQVFVNGKRAGSSDRISRILINP, from the coding sequence ATGAGGTATTTAAAAATTGGTTTTGGATTGATAGGCATCGGCCTTGCCGGCTTGACGGGCTGTGCACGGAAAGCGGCTGGTCCGGCTGTTCTGAAAGCGGAGGATTATCGGCATCATGTGGCGTATTTTAACCGGATGGAGGACGAAAACAAGGTGAATGCGATCCCGAATGCACGATCCTGGGAGTGGATGAAGGCCAATATCCCGCTATTCGACTGTCCGCAGGATAATTTCCGGGAAATATACTACTACCGGTGGTGGACGTACCGCAAGCACATTCACGACACGCCCCAGGGCTTTGTGATAACGGAGTTTCTGGTTGACAGGAATTATGCCGACAAATACAATATGATCAGTTGCGCCCTCGGTCATCACATTTACGAAGGCCGATGGTTGCACGATCGTCGTTACCTGGACGATAATGTACATGTGTGGTTCAGGGGGAACAATGGCGGGCGTATGAAGAAGCTGCTCAATTTTAGCAGCTGGACCGCCGACGCGCTCTACAACCGCTACAAAGTGACGCACGATAAGGCATTCCTGCTCGACATGCTGCCCGATCTCGATTCGGAATACAAGGCCTGGGAAAAAGACCGCCGTACCGAGAGCGGCCTCTTCTGGCAAACAGACGTGAAAGACGGCATGGAAGAATCGCTCAGCGGCGGCCGGCGCGAACAGAATGCCCGCCCGACCATCAACAGCTATATGTACGGCAATGCCAAAGCGCTTTCGGCCATAGCGGCATTGAAAGGCGACGGGACGATGGCCGAACTATACAATGCCAAAGCGGATACTTTAAAGCGATTGATCGACAGCCGGTTATGGAATGCCGACAGCGCATTTTTCGAAACGGTAAAAAAGCGTGGGAAGGGGCCTTTTGCGGGTGTGCGCGAAGCGATTGGGTTCATTCCGTGGTATTTCAATCTGCCCGACGAAAAGCATGACGCAGCCTGGAACCAGGTGTCCGATCCGACGGGGTTTAATGCGCCTTTCGGCCTTACTACCGCCGAACGCCGGCATCCAGGATTTCGCACCCACGGCTGCTGCCAATGCGAATGGGACGGGGCGGTGTGGCCATTCGCGACGGCGCAGACGCTTACCGGCCTTGCCAACCGCCTGAACGCCCCGAAACCGGAAGTGGTGGCGGATACGACATATTTCGGGTTGCTGGAAAAATACGTGGAATCGCAGTATTACCGCGGTAAGCCGTACATCGGCGAATATCTGGATGAAAAGACCGGCTACTGGCTCAAAGGCGACCAGGAGCGGAGCCGCTACTACAACCATTCGACATTTAATGACCTGATTATTACCGGTCTCATGGGCTTGCGCCCCCGCGCCGACGAAGTAATCGAGGTGAACCCGCTCATTCCCGGGAACAAATGGGACTGGTTTTGCCTCGACGACGTATTGTATCACGGCAAACGCCTCACCATTCTCTGGGACCGCGACGGCAGTCATTTCAAAAAAGGGCGCGGTTTGCAGGTTTTTGTGAATGGCAAAAGGGCGGGCTCGTCCGATCGGATTTCAAGGATCTTAATTAACCCATAA
- a CDS encoding RagB/SusD family nutrient uptake outer membrane protein yields MKKHWILAALFGFGLTSCENILDKTDLSAFNEEQVFNDTLLAKGYVDYVYDQNLPTWPSGDFLKCTDEIGGESRFFEGTVQVNTVQDFGIGVNATNNYGKIRSINQFLAKLPDGGLSEDVKKRLMGQVIFFRAFRYWDLVQLYGGVPMVLEPLEGVGEEAKEEAAIPRSSTSESIAMIVKDLDYSIASLPGRWNNTNDWGRITSGAAAGFKGRILLHFASPQFNPNDLPERWQAAYDANKKGDRAAFG; encoded by the coding sequence ATGAAAAAGCATTGGATACTGGCAGCATTGTTCGGTTTTGGATTGACAAGCTGTGAAAATATACTCGACAAGACAGACCTTTCCGCATTCAATGAGGAGCAGGTTTTTAACGATACCCTGCTGGCGAAAGGCTATGTGGATTATGTTTATGATCAAAATCTGCCCACGTGGCCCAGCGGTGACTTCCTGAAATGTACCGACGAGATCGGCGGGGAGTCGCGGTTTTTTGAAGGCACGGTGCAGGTGAATACGGTGCAGGATTTCGGCATCGGTGTGAACGCAACCAATAATTATGGTAAAATCCGCTCCATTAACCAGTTTCTGGCCAAGCTGCCGGACGGCGGTTTGAGCGAGGATGTTAAAAAACGCCTGATGGGCCAGGTTATCTTCTTCCGCGCGTTTCGCTACTGGGATTTGGTGCAACTCTACGGGGGCGTTCCGATGGTGCTCGAACCGCTCGAAGGTGTGGGTGAGGAAGCGAAAGAGGAGGCGGCCATTCCCCGCAGCAGCACTTCCGAAAGCATCGCGATGATCGTGAAAGACCTCGATTACAGTATCGCCAGCCTGCCGGGGCGCTGGAACAATACCAACGACTGGGGCCGTATTACCAGCGGTGCCGCTGCGGGTTTCAAAGGGCGTATTCTGCTGCATTTCGCGAGCCCGCAATTCAATCCGAACGACCTGCCCGAACGCTGGCAGGCGGCCTACGATGCCAATAAAAAAGGCGATCGAGCTGCTTTCGGCTAA
- a CDS encoding DUF6298 domain-containing protein, whose protein sequence is MKKSGVVLRGAGMGDGGTVLLGDGRTRETVIRVLGDNNAVLKPELRITDAYVPVNAMGFEVENAGSLKVGDRIRIVRPSTAEWVQSLKMEEFGGETGWLGWKPGQRDVTWDRVVTAICGNRITIDAPVTTALDSKFGGGFVVPYQWNGRIDNIGIESLRIESTFDPNNPKDENHRWMGITFENTENAWVRQVTFRHLAGSAVAVYESAGKITVEDCKSLEPVSEIAGQRRNTFFTQGGQVLFLRCYAEYGIHDFATGYCAPGPNAFVQCESRLPHGFSGTIDSWASGVLFDIVNVDGNALSFKNRGQDGQGAGWTAAHSVFWQCSASRIENFAPPGTQNYAFGAWAAFAGDGFWENVNEHIQPRSLYFAQLSDRLGKQVLARSFLIPNETEASSSPTVEQAAALVESSHRPTILLTDWIDQAAQRSPVTAAGAMVRSIDEIGFPQPENIHALPALTIRNGRLVRGEELVTGARHEVPWWRGSIRPHDVAVARPHITRYVPGRVGKGFTDDLQEMTDSLRGQHIAAVDHNYGLWYDRRRDDHERIRRIDGETWPPFYEQPFARSGKDAAWDDLSKYDLQQYNEWYWNRLREFVTLADQKGLLLYHQNYFQHNILEAGAHYADFPWRTANNINQAGFPEPPPYAGDKRIFIADQFYDIANPERKALHRAYIRQCLDNFSGQSGVIQFISAEYTGPLHFVQFWLDVIGEWEREKGKNAWVALSTTKDVQDAILADPKYAALIDIIDIRYWHRRENGTDYAPKGGKNLAPRQHARIQKTGKVSFASVYSAVLEYKKKYPGKAVLYNANGAEQHAWAVLLAGGSVSAVPALPKAFLAAVAAMQPSEAAGQYILSREGEGLVIYQEGNAAFDVDLTHFNGVYSLRRLNARTGAVLGKTEKIKGGKVVSLVFKEIGPVIYWFSKK, encoded by the coding sequence ATGAAGAAGTCAGGTGTTGTGCTGCGCGGGGCCGGAATGGGCGACGGTGGAACGGTACTGCTGGGTGACGGTCGTACGCGGGAGACGGTAATCCGGGTTTTAGGGGATAATAATGCGGTATTAAAACCTGAACTGCGCATTACCGACGCCTATGTGCCGGTCAATGCAATGGGTTTTGAAGTGGAAAATGCAGGCTCACTGAAAGTCGGCGACCGCATCCGCATTGTGCGGCCTTCCACGGCCGAGTGGGTTCAAAGCTTGAAAATGGAGGAATTTGGTGGCGAAACCGGCTGGCTGGGCTGGAAACCCGGGCAGCGCGACGTTACCTGGGACCGGGTCGTTACGGCCATTTGCGGCAACAGGATCACTATCGACGCACCCGTTACAACCGCATTGGACAGTAAGTTTGGCGGCGGATTTGTGGTTCCTTACCAATGGAATGGCCGCATAGATAACATTGGAATTGAAAGCCTTCGCATTGAATCGACGTTTGACCCAAATAACCCCAAGGACGAGAACCATCGCTGGATGGGTATCACGTTTGAAAATACGGAAAACGCCTGGGTGCGGCAGGTTACGTTCCGGCATCTGGCGGGCTCGGCGGTGGCGGTTTACGAATCGGCAGGGAAGATTACCGTCGAGGATTGCAAGTCGCTGGAACCGGTTTCGGAAATTGCCGGCCAGCGGCGGAATACGTTTTTCACCCAGGGCGGGCAGGTACTCTTTCTGCGGTGTTATGCCGAATACGGCATCCATGATTTTGCCACCGGTTACTGTGCCCCGGGCCCGAATGCGTTTGTCCAGTGCGAATCCCGGCTGCCGCACGGATTCAGCGGGACTATCGACAGCTGGGCTTCGGGTGTGTTGTTCGATATCGTGAATGTCGATGGAAACGCGTTGAGCTTTAAAAACCGGGGCCAGGACGGGCAAGGAGCGGGGTGGACGGCCGCTCATTCGGTATTCTGGCAATGTTCGGCGTCGCGGATCGAGAATTTCGCGCCGCCGGGGACGCAGAACTACGCATTCGGCGCCTGGGCGGCTTTTGCCGGGGACGGTTTCTGGGAAAATGTGAACGAGCATATCCAGCCCCGTAGCCTCTACTTCGCGCAACTTTCCGACCGGCTGGGCAAGCAGGTTTTAGCCCGGTCTTTTCTGATACCCAATGAAACCGAAGCGTCCAGTAGCCCAACCGTCGAACAGGCGGCAGCATTGGTCGAAAGTTCGCACCGGCCGACGATTTTACTGACCGACTGGATCGATCAGGCCGCGCAGCGCAGCCCGGTTACAGCGGCTGGCGCCATGGTCAGGTCTATCGACGAAATCGGGTTTCCCCAACCTGAAAACATTCATGCATTACCTGCATTAACCATCCGTAACGGGCGACTGGTGCGCGGGGAGGAGCTCGTAACAGGCGCACGCCATGAGGTGCCCTGGTGGCGCGGAAGCATCCGTCCGCACGACGTGGCTGTTGCCAGGCCGCATATTACCCGCTATGTGCCGGGGCGCGTGGGCAAAGGTTTTACCGACGATTTACAGGAAATGACCGACTCGCTCCGGGGGCAGCATATCGCCGCCGTGGACCATAACTATGGCCTCTGGTACGACCGCCGCCGCGACGATCACGAGCGCATCCGCCGCATCGATGGCGAAACCTGGCCGCCTTTTTACGAGCAGCCATTCGCAAGAAGCGGAAAAGACGCCGCCTGGGACGATCTCAGCAAATACGATTTGCAGCAGTACAACGAATGGTACTGGAACCGCTTGCGCGAGTTTGTAACCCTTGCCGACCAGAAGGGCCTCTTGCTGTATCATCAAAATTATTTCCAGCACAATATCCTGGAAGCCGGTGCGCATTACGCCGATTTCCCGTGGCGGACTGCGAACAATATCAATCAGGCGGGCTTCCCGGAGCCGCCGCCTTACGCGGGCGACAAGCGTATTTTCATTGCCGACCAGTTTTACGACATCGCCAACCCCGAACGGAAAGCATTGCACCGGGCCTATATCCGGCAATGTCTGGATAATTTTTCGGGTCAAAGCGGTGTGATTCAATTCATTAGTGCGGAATATACCGGGCCGTTGCATTTCGTACAGTTCTGGCTGGACGTGATCGGCGAGTGGGAGCGGGAGAAGGGCAAAAACGCATGGGTGGCATTGAGTACCACCAAAGACGTGCAGGACGCTATCCTGGCCGATCCGAAATATGCCGCGCTGATCGATATCATCGATATCCGCTACTGGCACCGCCGCGAAAACGGTACCGATTACGCGCCGAAGGGCGGTAAAAACCTCGCGCCACGCCAGCACGCACGCATTCAGAAAACGGGTAAGGTGTCGTTCGCCTCGGTATACAGCGCGGTTTTGGAGTACAAAAAGAAATATCCCGGGAAAGCGGTGCTTTATAATGCCAATGGCGCCGAACAGCACGCCTGGGCGGTGTTGCTGGCCGGAGGCTCGGTGAGCGCGGTACCGGCTTTGCCGAAGGCGTTTCTGGCAGCGGTTGCGGCCATGCAGCCTTCGGAGGCCGCGGGTCAATATATATTGTCCCGAGAAGGTGAAGGATTGGTTATTTACCAGGAAGGTAATGCGGCTTTCGATGTCGATTTGACGCATTTTAATGGCGTTTACAGTCTGCGGCGCCTGAATGCGCGTACGGGTGCCGTTCTCGGTAAAACTGAAAAAATAAAAGGAGGAAAAGTGGTTTCACTGGTTTTCAAAGAGATAGGACCGGTTATCTATTGGTTTTCGAAAAAGTAA
- a CDS encoding RagB/SusD family nutrient uptake outer membrane protein — MPIKKAIELLSANGFKLHGSFSDLWFQEVNNPEAVWVTCYNNKVGDQINKNMTWDNNTRPSYLGTAGGSNQPTWEIAQAFPMKNGRNIDEKGSGYDPQLFYKNRDPRFNQTIAFNGATWAINGNTNYRLWTYFVNNKTVEQKATNTGFYCRKAIDPNLAPGAVANAGTDWIEMRYAEVMLNFAEAACGVNKLDEAYAQLTALRKRAGIEPGADGYYGLNPNMTRTQMFEAILHERQVELAFEGKRFYDLRRWKKFETVLNGKSRNGVTINLKTTGITPEDFAARRDGMNLDSVYKNYFEIVPKKLDTKYLVNWKPEYYFFAIPQQALTNNPRLEQNIGWPSGTFDPLK; from the coding sequence ATGCCAATAAAAAAGGCGATCGAGCTGCTTTCGGCTAACGGTTTCAAGCTGCACGGCAGTTTCAGCGATTTGTGGTTTCAGGAGGTGAATAACCCCGAGGCGGTTTGGGTGACCTGCTACAATAATAAAGTAGGTGACCAGATCAACAAAAACATGACCTGGGACAATAACACGCGGCCTTCCTATCTCGGAACGGCCGGCGGTTCCAATCAGCCTACCTGGGAAATAGCACAGGCGTTTCCGATGAAAAACGGTAGGAATATCGACGAAAAGGGCTCCGGCTACGACCCGCAGCTTTTCTATAAAAACCGCGACCCACGCTTCAACCAGACCATCGCATTCAACGGCGCTACGTGGGCGATCAACGGGAATACCAATTATCGGCTATGGACCTATTTTGTAAATAACAAGACCGTAGAGCAAAAGGCGACCAACACAGGCTTCTATTGCCGCAAGGCGATCGACCCGAACCTTGCACCCGGAGCGGTGGCCAACGCCGGCACCGACTGGATCGAAATGCGCTATGCCGAGGTAATGCTCAACTTCGCCGAAGCCGCCTGCGGTGTGAACAAACTGGACGAGGCCTATGCCCAATTGACGGCACTCCGCAAACGGGCGGGTATCGAGCCGGGCGCCGACGGCTATTACGGTTTGAACCCGAACATGACCCGCACCCAGATGTTCGAGGCGATCTTGCACGAAAGACAGGTAGAGCTGGCATTCGAAGGAAAGCGTTTTTATGACCTGCGCCGCTGGAAAAAATTTGAAACGGTTTTGAACGGCAAAAGCCGCAACGGAGTGACCATCAACCTGAAAACGACGGGTATTACCCCCGAAGATTTCGCCGCACGCCGCGACGGTATGAACCTGGATTCGGTGTATAAAAATTATTTCGAAATCGTGCCTAAGAAGCTGGATACCAAATATCTGGTGAACTGGAAGCCGGAATATTACTTTTTTGCGATCCCGCAGCAGGCATTGACCAACAACCCGCGGCTCGAACAGAACATAGGCTGGCCATCCGGCACATTTGACCCGTTGAAATGA